One region of Choristoneura fumiferana chromosome 3, NRCan_CFum_1, whole genome shotgun sequence genomic DNA includes:
- the LOC141426226 gene encoding uncharacterized protein produces the protein MEKLRFKFMVLGSTDGKTNLICITSIETPDGCIFEIPDELKPVSKHTAILSTDIFTKIKNSLKKRHQSRAVWIPLNTELRKIYLDEGENVQFGEQYLNEITGDTTPSQNNASNNAPEKKSIGKTAERFLIEKFSNKTSNADQWISEFESECDRFEIIQDVEKIEILKHLLEKQCLDWYSSMLIKLTVNSEWAVWKENFCETYGNKGWSQVKYAFSFRFQAGSLLEYATKKERLLLEVNKQIDTQTMINLIVMGLPDYIMDKIDKETVKSTASLYNEIGKHEYVVNRKYFSKNKRTAYDYKVKSDKIKPCTICENLNKGVRFHPEDKCWFKQTEEYNHKRINSKAVNNSVIDVELNNNDKKNE, from the coding sequence ATGGAAAAGCTACGATTTAAATTTATGGTACTGGGGTCCACGGATGGAAAAACTAATTTGATATGCATAACCTCTATTGAGACACCGGACGGATGTATTTTTGAGATCCCAGATGAATTAAAACCCGTAAGTAAGCACACGGCCATATTATCTACagatatatttacaaaaataaaaaactcgcTTAAAAAAAGGCATCAATCACGTGCAGTATGGATACCTCTAAATACGGAATTGAGAAAAATATATCTAGACGAAGGCGAGAACGTACAGTTTGGCGAACAATATTTAAACGAGATTACAGGTGATACAACACCTTCACAGAATAATGCTAGCAATAATGCACCAGAGAAAAAGAGTATTGGCAAAACTGCTGAACGGTTTTTGATcgaaaaattttcaaataaaacatcaaATGCTGACCAATGGATTAGCGAGTTTGAGAGCGAATGTGATAGATTCGAAATTATACAGGATGTagaaaaaattgagattttaaaacATCTACTAGAAAAACAGTGCCTAGATTGGTATAGTAGTATGTTAATAAAGTTGACAGTGAATTCCGAATGGGCAGTATGGAAAGAAAATTTTTGCGAAACATACGGAAATAAAGGTTGGTCTCAAGTTAAATATGCATTTTCATTTAGATTTCAAGCTGGATCGTTATTGGAATATGCGACAAAAAAAGAAAGACTGCTATTAGAGGTTAACAAGCAAATTGACACCCAAACAATGATAAATCTCATTGTAATGGGATTGCCAGATTATATAATGGATAAAATTGATAAAGAAACAGTGAAGTCAACTGCAAGCCTTTACAATGAAATTGGAAAACATGAATATGTAGTAAATAGAAAGTATTTCAGCAAGAATAAAAGAACTGCCTATGATTATAAAGTAAAGTctgataaaataaaaccatgtacgatttgtgaaaatttaaataaaggcGTTAGGTTCCATCCCGAAGACAAGTGTTGGTTCAAACAGACAGAAGAATATAACCATAAGAGAATAAATAGTAAAGCCGTAAATAATTCAGTGATTGATGTCGAACTCAATAATaacgataaaaaaaacgaataa